Part of the Roseomonas sp. OT10 genome, ATCCTGGTGCTCGCGGTGTTCGGGGCGGGCATCGGAACGGGCGGCTCGCAGATCGGCATCAACGCGCTCGCCGCGGCCTTCTACCCCACGGCGAGCCGCGCGACGGGCGTGAGCTGGGCGAACGCGGTGGGCCGCAGCGGCTCGGTGGTCGGCTCGATGATCGGCGGCCAGCTGCTCGGCATGGGCTGGAATCTCGCGACGGTGTTCGCCATCGCGGCGGTCCCGGCCCTCATCGCCGGCATCGCGATCTTCGCCAAGGGCCGCGTCGGGCCGACGGTCGCCGTCCCCGTCCCGGACGCCACGACCCGTCAGACGGCCTGACGGAACGCCCGGGAGGGATCCCCGCCCGGCGCGGGGATCCCTCTCCTGCCCGGCCCGGCGCGTCGCCGGGCCCAACGAACGTCCAGGATTGGAACGAGGACCGATGCGAACGATGCGGCGAAGGCCCTTCCTCACCCTTTCCGCCGCCCTGGCGGCCGCGGGCCTGGCCCGGCCTGGCCCGGCCGGGGCGCAGCCGGCCTCCTGGCCCTCGCGCCCGGTGCGGATCATCGTGCCCTTCCCGCCCGGCGGCGCGATCGACGCCATGGCCCGGCTGCTCGCGCCGCGCCTCTCCGCGGCCCTCGGCCCGGACGGGCGCTCCCCCGCGACCGTGCTGGTCGAGAACCGTCCCGGGGCGGGCGGGACCGTCGGCACCGCGGCGGCGGCCCAGAGCACGGACGGCCACACGCTGCTGATGGTCTCCATCGCGCATGCCGTGAACCCCGCCCTCTACCCGTCCCTGCCCTATCGGGAGGAGGAGTTCGTGCCGCTGGCGCCCGTCGCGGTCGTTCCGAACATCCTCGTCGTGCCCGCGGCGCGGCCCTGGCGGAACGTGACGGAGCTGATCGCGGCGGCGCGGCAGCAGCCCGGGTCGCTGACCTATGCCTCGGCCGGGAACGGCACCTCCATCCACCTCGCCGGGGCGCTGTTCGGCGTCATGGCGGGGGTGGAGATGACCCATGTGCCCTATCGCGGCTCGGCGCCCGCGATCGCGGACCTCGTCGCCGGGCGGGTGGATGCGATGTTCGACAGCGTGACCTCCGCCGCGCCGCATGTCGCCTCGGGCCGGCTGCGGGCGCTCGCCGTCACCACCGCGCACCGCATCGCCGCCTTCCCCGACCTGCCGACGGTGGCCGAGGCCGGGGTGCCCGGCTATGCGCTCGACCCCTGGTTCGCGCTGCTGGCGCCGCGTTCCCTGCCGCCCGAGGCCGCCCCGCGCGTGGAGGCGGTCGTCGCCGGCGCGCTGCGCGACCCGGAGCTGCGGGGCCGGTTCGCGGCGATCGGGGCGGAGCCGATGGAGGGCGACGCCGCGGCGCTCGGGCGCCTCATCGCCGAGGAGACCGCCCGGTGGGGCGGCCTCGTCGCGCGCCTCGGCATCCGGCCGGACTAGCCGTGCCGCGATTCCCCACCCTGCCCGTGCCGGGCCCGTCGGCACGGCTGGAGCCCGCCCCGGTGCCGGCGCCGGGCTGGCGGCAGCTTCTCGCCGATTTCGGCCCGGTCTATGCCGCGAGCGGCTTCACGGGCTTCCTCTTCGCGGCCTCCGGGCCCACCGCGATCATCCTCTCGGTCGGCACCCGCGGCGGCCTGTCGCCGGCCGAGCTCGCCTCCTGGATCTTCGGCGTCTTCTTCGTCAACGGCGTGATCACGGTCGCGATGAGCTGGCGCTACCGCGAGCCGCTCTGCGTCCTCTGGACCATCCCGGGCACGGTGCTGGTCGGCCCGGCCCTGGAGCACCAGTCCTTCCCCGAGGTGATCGGGGCCTTCTACGCCACGGCGGTCCTGATCCTTGTCCTCGGCGCCTCCGGCTGGGTGAAGCGGGCCATGGCCCATGTGCCGATGCCGGTCGTCATGGGCATGGTGGCGGGGGTCTTCCTGCGCTTCGGCCTCGACCTCGTGCACGCGCTCCACGCCGACGCGGCGATCGCCGTGCCGATGCTCCTGGCCTTCCTCGCGCTCTCGGCCTGGCCGGCCGCCGGCCGCCGCCTTCCACCCCTCATCGGCGCACTGCTGGTCGGCGCGGCCGCCGCCCTGCTCCTCGGCCGCTTCAGCGGCGCCGCCTTCGGGACGATCGGCTTCGCGAGGCCGGTGATCCAGGCGCCCGCCTGGTCGTTCGCCGCGATGGTGGAGCTCGTCGTGCCGCTGGCCATCACCGTGCTGGTCGTGCAGAACGGGCAGGGCTTCGCCGTCCTGCGGGCCGGGGGGCACCGGCCCCCGTTCAACGCCGTCACCGTGGCCTGCGGCATCGGCTCCCTCCTCGCGGCGACGGTCGGGGCCGTCAGCTCCTGCCTCACCGGCCCGACCAACGCCCTCCTCATCGCCTCCGGCGAACGCAGGCGGCACTACACCGCGGCGGTCTTCACGGGGCTGCTGGCGATCGGGTTCGGGCTTCTGGCGCCCACCTTCACCGGATGGATGCTCGCGGCACCCCGGGAATTCATCATGGCGCTCGGCGGCCTGGCGATGCTCCGCGTGTTGCAGGGCGCCTTCATCACCTCGTTCGGGGGGCGCTTCACCCTCGGGGCGCTCGTCAGCTTCCTGGTGACGGTGGCCGACCACCCCGTGCTGAACATCGGCGCCGCCTTCTGGGGGCTGCTCGCCGGCCTGCTGGTTTCGCGGCTGCTGGAGAAGGCCGACTTCGCTCCAACTGGGGGGACGAACTGATACCGACGGCGGGATGTCGTGACCCGTCGTGCTGTGGTGTTCCATCGTCGGACCGGGAGGGGACGCCGGCCTGCGGCATCGACGCAGTGCATCGATCCCCGTCCCAG contains:
- a CDS encoding Bug family tripartite tricarboxylate transporter substrate binding protein, with the translated sequence MRRRPFLTLSAALAAAGLARPGPAGAQPASWPSRPVRIIVPFPPGGAIDAMARLLAPRLSAALGPDGRSPATVLVENRPGAGGTVGTAAAAQSTDGHTLLMVSIAHAVNPALYPSLPYREEEFVPLAPVAVVPNILVVPAARPWRNVTELIAAARQQPGSLTYASAGNGTSIHLAGALFGVMAGVEMTHVPYRGSAPAIADLVAGRVDAMFDSVTSAAPHVASGRLRALAVTTAHRIAAFPDLPTVAEAGVPGYALDPWFALLAPRSLPPEAAPRVEAVVAGALRDPELRGRFAAIGAEPMEGDAAALGRLIAEETARWGGLVARLGIRPD
- a CDS encoding benzoate/H(+) symporter BenE family transporter codes for the protein MPRFPTLPVPGPSARLEPAPVPAPGWRQLLADFGPVYAASGFTGFLFAASGPTAIILSVGTRGGLSPAELASWIFGVFFVNGVITVAMSWRYREPLCVLWTIPGTVLVGPALEHQSFPEVIGAFYATAVLILVLGASGWVKRAMAHVPMPVVMGMVAGVFLRFGLDLVHALHADAAIAVPMLLAFLALSAWPAAGRRLPPLIGALLVGAAAALLLGRFSGAAFGTIGFARPVIQAPAWSFAAMVELVVPLAITVLVVQNGQGFAVLRAGGHRPPFNAVTVACGIGSLLAATVGAVSSCLTGPTNALLIASGERRRHYTAAVFTGLLAIGFGLLAPTFTGWMLAAPREFIMALGGLAMLRVLQGAFITSFGGRFTLGALVSFLVTVADHPVLNIGAAFWGLLAGLLVSRLLEKADFAPTGGTN